Proteins encoded by one window of Thunnus thynnus chromosome 3, fThuThy2.1, whole genome shotgun sequence:
- the aplf gene encoding aprataxin and PNK-like factor isoform X3, with protein MTVDMSGAEEKTHLNPCFVRSSLTDDPRPLQKDTWHPLHHGDLFSLLPGQFVYKVVAPSQSFEEEEDLPVSPEPDVKPTPAIRQNREQTPPCEEATLAALSNEEEEEEEEADSPNKKLKEAENDQRDVAPPAPKRRVLPAWMMAAVAAPHTSSSSSPPKAVKRRKEPAAASTSTKRAAAKQATPTTTSSPEGAELSEEEEEMPKKKRRRRKMSDEEEAKSKTDVPSQEPAVGLQSESDKTQEESDNESDNFAMEVEEEGRGGETSAADRSSTTRTSDASGSKNNKTKNGQTTSKKAKNGGSASKLGLRTACPYGKDCYRKNPVHFQECSHPGDTDYEEEEEKEEEEEEADRPECPYGTDCYRKNPLHRKEYKHTKRPARTTRTVPKSSPTDDEDDDDDDGFINDDSEDAGDDSDYAPPDSDDSGKEDIKRLQREAKTFLKRKK; from the exons TCTTCATCACGGAGacctcttctctctgctgccGGGCCAGTTTGTCTACAAGGTGGTGGCTCCCAG TCAATCGtttgaagaagaggaagatctTCCCGTGTCACCCGAGCCAGATGTCAAGCCGACTCCAGCTATTAGACAAAACCGAGAACAGACTCCACCCTGTGAGGAAGCTACGCTAGCGGCTCTGTccaatgaagaagaagaagaagaagaagaagccgaCAGTCCCAACAAGAAGTTAAAG GAAGCGGAGAATGACCAGCGTGACGTCGCTCCACCTGCACCCAAGAGGAGAGTTTTACCCGCGTGGATGATGGCGGCTGTTGCGGCGCCACACAcgtcttcttcctcctcccccccgAAAG ctgtaaagagaagaaaagaaccTGCAGCGGCGTCAACCAGCACGAAGCGAGCAGCAGCCAAACAGGCCACGCCCACCACGACCTCTTCACCTGAGGGGGCGGAGCtcagcgaggaggaggaggagatgccgaagaagaagaggaggaggaggaagatgagcgATGAAGAAGAAGCTAAGTCCAAAACA GACGTTCCTTCGCAGGAGCCCGCAGTCGGGCTGCAGAGTGAATCCGACAAAACGCAGGAAGAGAGCGACAACGAGTCCGATAACTTCGCCATGGAGGTGGAAGAGGAAGGACGGGGAGGCGAGACGTCCGCCGCCGACAGAAGCTCCACGACACGGACGTCTGACGCCAGCGGATCgaagaacaacaaaacaaaaaacggaCAAACGAcgagcaaaaaagcaaaaaatggcGGCTCTGCGTCCAAACTCGGACTCAGAACGGCGTGTCCGTACGGAAAGGACTGCTACAG gaAGAACCCGGTCCATTTTCAAGAGTGCAGTCACCCCGGTGACACTGATtacgaggaggaggaagagaaggaggaagaggaggaggaggcagaccGACCCGAGTGCCCCTACGGCACcgactgctacag GAAGAATCCTCTTCACAGGAaagaatacaaacacacaaagagaccaG CTCGAACCACACGTACCGTTCCCAAGTCGTCCCCCACCGATGACgaggacgacgacgacgacgacggcTTCATTAACGACGACAGCGAGGACGCGGGAGATGACTCAGACTACGCCCCTCCTGACTCAGACGACAGCGGTAAGGAGGACATCAAaagactgcagagagaagcaaagACCTTTCTGAAGAGGAAGAAGTAG
- the prokr1a gene encoding prokineticin receptor 1a, whose amino-acid sequence MGDPTNNSLALADYLLGSENLDYEIPLDEIPDTTQGRAFFVATIVIAVVLVGIMLICGIGNCLFIASLARYKQLRNLTNLLIANLAVSDVLVAAVCCPFLLDYYVVKQLSWDHGLLLCASTNYLRTVSLYVSTNALLAIAVDRYMAILYPLKPRMKHRTAYCVILTVWIVPIFISIPSAYMASETTYPHVEGQTQKTFCAQIWPVDQQVYYRSYFLLIFVLEFMGPVTVMSVCYIQISRDLWFKDVPGFQTEQIRKRLQRRRRTVVVLILVLVAYVLCWAPYYGFALLRDFYPTLISRDRNSLVAFYIIECIAMSNGIINTLCFVSVQNNTKRLKTAGKFPLKLVTFVAAKSVDEGEARTSSLRVTEDAEGGRLR is encoded by the exons ATGGGTGACCCGACCAACAACAGCTTGGCTCTAGCAGACTACTTACTGGGCAGCGAAAACCTGGACTACGAGATTCCTCTGGATGAGATCCCGGACACCACGCAGGGCCGGGCCTTCTTCGTGGCCACCATCGTCATCGCGGTGGTGTTGGTGGGCATCATGCTGATCTGTGGAATTGGGAACTGTTTGTTCATCGCCAGCCTCGCCCGCTACAAGCAGCTCCGCAACCTGACCAACCTGCTGATCGCCAACTTGGCCGTATCGGACGTGCTGGTGGCGGCGGTGTGCTGCCCCTTCCTGCTGGACTACTATGTGGTGAAGCAGCTGTCGTGGGATCACGGCTTGTTGCTCTGCGCCTCCACAAACTACCTGCGCACCGTCTCGCTCTATGTGTCCACCAACGCTCTGTTGGCCATCGCTGTGGACAG gtacATGGCGATCCTCTACCCTCTGAAGCCTCGTATGAAGCACCGGACGGCCTACTGCGTGATCCTGACGGTGTGGATCGTCCCCATCTTCATCTCTATCCCGTCTGCCTACATGGCCTCTGAGACGACCTACCCTCACGTGGAGGGTCAAACCCAGAAGACCTTCTGTGCCCAGATCTGGCCTGTGGACCAGCAGGTTTACTACCGCTcctacttcctcctcatcttcgTTCTGGAGTTCATGGGCCCTGTGACCGTCATGTCCGTATGCTACATCCAGATCTCCAGGGACCTGTGGTTTAAGGATGTTCCGGGTTTCCAGACGGAGCAGATCCGGAAGCGGCTACAGAGGCGACGGAGGACGGTGGTGGTGTTGATTCTGGTGCTGGTCGCCTACGTCCTGTGCTGGGCGCCATATTACGGCTTTGCCCTGCTGCGGGACTTTTACCCCACCCTCATCTCCAGGGACAGGAACTCGCTGGTGGCTTTCTATATCATCGAGTGCATCGCCATGAGCAACGGGATCATCAACACGCTCTGCTTTGTGAGTGTCCAAAACAACACCAAGCGCCTGAAGACGGCGGGCAAGTTCCCGCTGAAACTGGTGACCTTTGTGGCTGCCAAGTCAGTGGATGAAGGGGAGGCACGCACCTCATCCCTCCGAGTGACGGAGGATGCGGAAGGAGGTCGGCTGAGGTAG